The following nucleotide sequence is from Tachyglossus aculeatus isolate mTacAcu1 chromosome 11, mTacAcu1.pri, whole genome shotgun sequence.
ggatctgtgtcttgtttatcttgtgcttagcacatagagtttaataaataccataattaatggtGATaattaaataccatagtaatggTATTGTTACCAGGGGAACAAACACTTTGGCTGTTATCAAGGAAACATTTAGTTTCAGTTGTTGCAGTGTGGCGGAAGCTGGGTGTTCCTCACGCCAACTAATTTTTGGGTCCCTTTAGGCAGAAGGAAATTCCCTCAAACCCAGGCCTCCCGTGAAGAATCAGCCAGCTCCGACCTCTGAAGTCAGTGCATTTTTCGAGCACCCGAAGAGGGTATGTAAATTCGAATTTTGGGCTCATCTGGGTTTTAGCGTAGATTTCTTCGCTCAGCCACGTTGGGACGATACCCCCATTTTGAACTTTACTTTCTGTCAGGGAGAGTAGCAGTGGCAGCCCCAATGCTGCTCCCACCTCGGGGGGCATTGACAACTGAGGAACAAGGAGAGGTGTCAGGAAGGGTCTGTGGTAGCCCAATCCTCAccatctcctctgccccccatccaagctcccttctccctctgcccctctgccgtgCACGCTCCTTAGTGACTCATACCTGTGGGGTCTGCCCCGCCAAGGAAGGAGTTTAATGGGTACAGGGAGCTTGAGGGGCACCGAGACAAGGTTGACGGGACTGAGTTGGAAGAGGCCGGGAACTTGGCACTGTTTCTGCTTCCTGGCCGCCCCCCATCAGGGCCCACGGAAGAAGGACCAGGTGGAGAAGAGGCTTCAGGGCTTGTCTGGGGGAGGCGGAGACACTCTGGGTCCCTTAGATCTGAGAGAGACCCCGGACTGAGCTGGATCCTGGGAAAGGAGAGGACGTGACGGTGAGGGTTCAGGAGGAGAGCAGAGCAGCTCCCTCTGAGCAGAGTGAGGAGCCCTGCCTGGTCTCATTGGGCCCCGGACCCACCAGACTCTCAGACCCTCATCTGgccttttttattttgaaaaagaaaatctgTGATCTGGGTTTCTCCCAGTCTGTTCGTCAGGGTGACGGGCTCTTCGGGATAGGGGGAGGTGCAGATGAACCAGCCTAGGTGAGCCGCCGATTGAAAGCTGACCGTGCCTGTCCCGGTCGGTTTTATATAAAAGGTGAAGCGATTAGACTTGTCCCCGTTGTGGTACAGATCCATGATGTTCTTgtcctgagggaggggaggaacggTGTGACGGGGAAGAAGcttgtggggagacagaggggacggGAGTTCCAAGACTGCTGGGATTAATCAGCTTCCCACTGCATCCCAGCCCTGGCTGCTGTCCCACTGTCCAGATTCCTCTCCCACTGCCCCAGGGGGACCTCACAGTGATGGGTGTGTGGGGCAACATCGGATCAGGGTGAGGCCAGACAATCTTTTGTGCCCAGCTTTTTGCCACTGCTGTCCCCTGCTGCCCCATGGCACACTGCCCAGGGCTTTGTCTGTTCAATAAACTGAGCCCTCAACACCTCAGCCACAAGGCCAGAATGCCCCCTTCGCTCAGGGCATAGCGCTGGTCCCCTTAGATGGGGCCCACTTCGGAAAATGTGGCTTGGGGGAAGGGCCACCTGGCAAGGGCAGAGGGCTCTCCGTTAAGCAAATTTGATGTCAGAGTTATTCAGAGTGACCCAGGAGACAGGTTCTGGGTGGACACATAAGCACCCTCACCACTGTGTACACAAGTTTCTGTCTTGGGGATCAGGTTCCCATTCCCCGGAACTCACCTTCACTTCCAAAGTGGGTTGGCCTCCGGACCCAGTGCAGCATAAGCACCGGTCTCCTCCCTCTATTCCCAAGTAAATGGAGTTCCCTGATGCCCCAGACTCGCTGCCCTGGACGGGTAGGATCCAAAAAACGGCTGAGAAAAGGGCAGAGGGAGATGAAGTGGGtactgtgagcttgtcgtggaGCTGGAACACAAGAtgggctgggggcagggcccCTCAGGGCGCTCTGCTCAGCTGGCAGGGActccaggggaaggagagagcctCCGGGTTCATCTTTCTGCACTCTGACCCCTCTGCCCTGGGCTGGGCCACCACTGTACCACAGGCAATGCTCCTGTTCAGCCTCCACatttccctgccccctctccccctccttccacctgCTCAGCATCCTTCCACAATCTAGCCAACACCCGATCAGAAATTGTTCCTGGGCAGGATTGGAGAGCAAGGGGGCCGTCTCCAAAGTGGCCTCTGCTCCAAATAAGTAGGGTGGGGCCCCCAGCAGCACCGGTAAGAGTGTCTAGCTGAACGTAGAGCTCTTCTGCCTCACTCAGGCTTTCCACCCCTTATCCCACACACTGTGCTGCCCGTGCCAGCCCCAAGACCAAGCTGTGGTCCCGGATGGGTCCTCGacctaggaggggaggagggtggggtctCCGGTCCCCTGGGAGATCGGCTgggctcagcagcagcagcacccatCCCTCCAACGtccccagaggcagggagggatgcCAGAAACGGCCAAATCGGTGACTCACTTGGCTCTGTGTTGTCAGTGCGGTGGGCAGCTATGAGGGTCTTATCAACCAGGAACAGGTATTTGCCAGATATATCACACAGCGTCCCAGTAAGAGTTgcgttcttttctttttcttaaagGAGTCGGACAAAATGTGAGTGAGGTGAATCTCAGTCTGGGGAACATAGCCAACAAGCAATGGATTCCGTGAGGGCGCCGGCAAACAGTTAAAGTCATCTAAACTAGGCAGCTAACGGGCCTGATCATCACTAGTCCCAGTTGGTGCTTGCTATTTCTGGGTCGATTTACCGCGAAGTGGGTTTCTTTGCCTTTCCTATCCAGGTTGTCTCCTGACCCCTGTTCTCTACCTTTTCCACCATtggcggggtggggaagggtgtgggctgcTTGAGGACTCGTGGGGCCCAGACGGAGGGAGCCCGGCTGCCTTTAGTAGTCCCCCagtccagccccctcccaccaGGCGGGAGGACCAAGCTGGGAGCGGAAACCTTTGCAAATATCGAGAGCAGTGGAGACCTTTGAGGTTTGAAAGTTAGGATGTTCGTGtgtttgcaagctccttgtgggcaggggctgcctTCAGTTTATGATTCTGGTATATTcttcagagcctagtacagtgctacaaaGGAGGCACTCAACACACTAATGGTTTTCTCCAAGCTTTCCCGGCCAGTCTTCTTGCTCTTCCTGTTCTCTACCTCCTGCTCTGCGTGGCACTTTGGTTCTCCTGCgtttctccctgccctcctgcacttgttttcccttctccagtcctctcccctgTGGTCTCCCAGGTCCAATTCCCACCTGGGGG
It contains:
- the LOC119934107 gene encoding interleukin-37-like, which codes for MPQSLRYPGCFQGIAGVIPEGQQLYQAPVGQLQLILGAGEKEKNATLTGTLCDISGKYLFLVDKTLIAAHRTDNTEPTVFWILPVQGSESGASGNSIYLGIEGGDRCLCCTGSGGQPTLEVKDKNIMDLYHNGDKSNRFTFYIKPTGTGTVSFQSAAHLGWFICTSPYPEEPVTLTNRLGETQITDFLFQNKKGQMRLSMPPEVGAALGLPLLLSLTESKVQNGGIVPTWLSEEIYAKTQMSPKFEFTYPLRVLEKCTDFRGTQKLVGVRNTQLPPHCNN